A genomic region of Runella rosea contains the following coding sequences:
- a CDS encoding helix-turn-helix domain-containing protein yields the protein MSIILISPADLEELISASLRKVLAETTLSTSQTAKPLSIDEAATYLGVPKNTLYQLTSSRGIPHQKLGRRLTFLTHQLDDWILSRKRRTRQEIEEDAVTYKRKESKK from the coding sequence ATGTCAATAATACTTATTTCTCCGGCGGACTTAGAGGAGCTCATTTCAGCTTCTCTCCGCAAAGTACTGGCTGAGACAACGCTGTCTACTTCACAAACAGCCAAGCCACTCAGCATTGATGAGGCTGCCACGTATTTAGGCGTTCCCAAAAACACGCTTTACCAATTAACTTCTTCACGCGGAATCCCTCACCAAAAACTGGGACGCAGGCTGACGTTTCTTACGCATCAACTTGATGACTGGATATTGTCCCGAAAACGACGCACCCGTCAGGAAATCGAAGAAGATGCCGTTACTTACAAACGTAAAGAGTCAAAAAAATGA